TCTTACGCTCGACCGTGTGTTTCGCTACTGGGATGCGCATTCGTCTTTTTGTTCCTACTGCCGCCATCCGTCACTGTGGCCGTTGACCCGGAAACAACTGTCGCCGACGTGTTGTCCCGCGTGCGGCAACATGATTTTCACCCGCTCAACGCAGAAGGAACGTTCACGAACGACCGGACCATCGACAAGCATGGCATCGCGGACGTGGGCAACGATGATTGGCGCGTGCGATTACTCGCCATCAGCGACTTGGTCCGACTTCTACCGGATGCGGGCGACGATGTTTCGCAGGGTCTATTCGACAAGAATCTTCATGTCCGACAGATTGCTGCGGCGGCACTCGGAATCGTACGACGGACGACAGCCGCAGGCAAGCTGGAGCAAGTCCTCAAGGACGACGAGAGCCCACTGGTCCGTTCACAAGCGGCGATGTCACTTGGCCAAATGGAGTCGAACGGGTCGCTCGACTTGCTCCGGAAGTTGCGGAAAGAGGATTCATCGAGGGATGTGCAACACCAATGCGAGTTGGCCATCGACCAGATCGAGAAGAAAAGGGGTGCGACGGACGAGCAACTCACGGCATTTCGCAACCTAAACCCGAAGGACTTTGAATCGGTTCAGGTCGGCGGCAAGGCATTGGATTTCGTTTTGAAAGATACCGAAGGTGTCCCCTGGCGGTTGAGTGACGTCAATCAGAATGAATGGATTGTGTTGATTTGGATCTTTGCCGACTGGTGCCCCGTCTGTCACGGTGAATATCGCGACCTGATCGACCTGCGGAAACAATTCAAGGACGCCGGCGTCCAGGTCGCCACCATCGAATGCCACGACACTTTTCGCAGCCGTGTCATGGTCGGAAAAGAACTGGAACCGCAATACTGGTTCTCCAAGCAGTCGTTCAAGGACAAATACAAGACGGGAATCTGGTGGCCGCATTTGGTCGATCATGCCGGCGCGGTCGGAGCCAGGTACGGAGTCGATCCGATGAGCTTTGCCGTCCATGCGGAATACGTCAACCGTCCCTCGACAGTCATCATTGATCCGAAGGGAGTCATACGTTTTGCCTACTACGGAACTTTCTGGGGCGACCGCCCTTCGATTCATGAAACTTTGGAGATGATCAGGAATGAGCGTTTTGAGTTTGAGCACAAGGACCGACGAAAGATGGTTGGTGACCAGGGGGCGAAATGACTTTCGCTCTATTGCTGATCGCCGGTCTGTTGTTGGCTCTTGCGAACGGCGCGAATGACAACTTCAAGGGAGTCGCGACGTTATTGGGAAGCGGCACGGCAAACTATCGCCGCGCCCTGCTCTGGGCGACGGTCTGCACGCTGCTGGGATCGCTCACTGCGGTGTTCCTTGCCGGGGAACTGCTGAGAAAGTTCAGCGGGAAAGGCCTGGTCAGTGATGCCCTGACAACGAATGTGGATTATGCAGCCGCCGTCGCACTTGGAGCCGGGTTGACCGTCCTGGTGGCGACCCGCGCCGGAATGCCGGTCTCAACAACCCACGGCCTGCTCGGCGCTCTGATGGGAGCGGGCCTGGCGGCGGGGTCACCGGTCAGCATCGTAAGGCTAGGCAGCGGATTTGTGTTGCCACTCTTACTCAGTCCGTTGCTGGCTCTCTGCATAACAGCCATTGTTTATCCTCTGCTTCGAAGTACCCGCCGCCGGCTCGGAGTTTCTGCGGACATGTGTCTGTGTGTTGGCAACGAGATCGTTGAGGTCGTACCGGTGTCGAATGGGGTTGCGGCCATGCAACGAGCGAGCGAGCTGAGTATCCAAGTCGGAGATACGGTCACCTGCCGCCAACGCTATCAAGGACAAGTCCTTGGTCTGGAAGCGGCGTCCGTGTTGGACTGGTTACACTACGGATCTGCGGGCATTGTGAGCTTTGCCCGTGGCGTCAACGATACGCCGAAGATCGCCGCCCTCTTGCTGTTGAGTCCGCACTTCTCGGGTAATTTCTCCACGTTGCTTGTAGGTTTGGTGATCGCGACGGGCGGCATCCTCAGCGGACGGCGAGTGGCCGAAACGATGAGCCTAAGAATCACTGGCATGAATCATGGCCAAGGATTTGTCGCCAATTTGATGACCGGCCTGATTGTCATTGCGGCCAGCCGGATGGGAATGCCCGTATCCACGACGCACGTCAGTTGTGGCGCGCTGTTTGGAATTGGCACAGTCACTGGGCAAGGAGACTGGAAGGTGATCGGCAAGATCGCCGGTGCCTGGCTGTTGACCTTGCCTTTGGGTGCGGCGCTTGGGGCGGCGAGCCTATGGTGCATCCGTTGGCTGACTTTGGTCTGACCTATGAATATCTCATCAGAAACACCGTCATCCTTGGTCGAAGGTTGCTTGTCAACTGAGAATGAGGCGAGTCAATCCACGTCGGCGCAGCCAGATCGTGTGATCGTACTTGCGCGATTTCCTGAGGCCGGGCAGGCGAAGACTCGGTTGATTCCAGCTCTGGGAGCTGAACGAGCGGCTCAGCTTCAGACGGCGCTGACTGGGAGAGCATTGAACGTTACGCGGCAGCTCTGTTCGGCCAGGCCGTGTGATCTGGAGGTGCGATTTGCGGGGGGCGACGTATCACGCATGTGCAGACTGTTCGGGTCCGGGCATCGGTATTCGGTCCAGCATGGGGCCGGACTGGGGGAACGATTAGAGCA
The Planctomycetia bacterium DNA segment above includes these coding regions:
- a CDS encoding peroxiredoxin family protein, which produces MAIDQIEKKRGATDEQLTAFRNLNPKDFESVQVGGKALDFVLKDTEGVPWRLSDVNQNEWIVLIWIFADWCPVCHGEYRDLIDLRKQFKDAGVQVATIECHDTFRSRVMVGKELEPQYWFSKQSFKDKYKTGIWWPHLVDHAGAVGARYGVDPMSFAVHAEYVNRPSTVIIDPKGVIRFAYYGTFWGDRPSIHETLEMIRNERFEFEHKDRRKMVGDQGAK
- a CDS encoding inorganic phosphate transporter: MTFALLLIAGLLLALANGANDNFKGVATLLGSGTANYRRALLWATVCTLLGSLTAVFLAGELLRKFSGKGLVSDALTTNVDYAAAVALGAGLTVLVATRAGMPVSTTHGLLGALMGAGLAAGSPVSIVRLGSGFVLPLLLSPLLALCITAIVYPLLRSTRRRLGVSADMCLCVGNEIVEVVPVSNGVAAMQRASELSIQVGDTVTCRQRYQGQVLGLEAASVLDWLHYGSAGIVSFARGVNDTPKIAALLLLSPHFSGNFSTLLVGLVIATGGILSGRRVAETMSLRITGMNHGQGFVANLMTGLIVIAASRMGMPVSTTHVSCGALFGIGTVTGQGDWKVIGKIAGAWLLTLPLGAALGAASLWCIRWLTLV